From Haloglomus litoreum, the proteins below share one genomic window:
- a CDS encoding DUF6653 family protein — protein MNVESTLARLFGLEGDEWLRHANPRSVYSRFTVLPLIVAAAWSRVWIGEYFLVPLALTLLWTFFNPRLFSRPASLENWASKGVLGERIWQQRETYDIPRVFALQTHTLNLVQVVGLVPFIWGMYTLDLWMTMAGMSVAFLAKTWFFDRMVWLFEDMRHLEDIRAWTE, from the coding sequence ATGAACGTCGAAAGCACACTCGCGCGGCTGTTCGGACTCGAGGGGGACGAATGGCTCCGGCACGCGAACCCACGCAGCGTCTACTCGCGGTTCACCGTCCTACCGCTCATCGTCGCCGCGGCGTGGTCCCGCGTCTGGATCGGTGAGTACTTCCTCGTTCCGCTGGCGCTGACGCTACTGTGGACGTTCTTCAACCCACGACTCTTCAGCAGGCCGGCGTCGCTGGAGAACTGGGCGTCGAAGGGGGTTCTCGGCGAGCGCATCTGGCAACAGCGGGAGACGTACGACATCCCGCGGGTGTTCGCTCTTCAGACGCACACACTGAACCTGGTCCAGGTCGTCGGCCTCGTTCCGTTCATCTGGGGGATGTACACCCTCGACCTCTGGATGACCATGGCCGGGATGTCCGTGGCGTTCCTCGCGAAGACGTGGTTCTTCGACAGGATGGTGTGGCTGTTCGAGGACATGCGTCATCTGGAGGACATCCGGGCCTGGACCGAGTGA
- a CDS encoding TetR/AcrR family transcriptional regulator: protein MKGFSDDQRDRIRADLLEAGRELFAQYGLGKTTIADLTGEVGIGTSTFYQFFDSKEGLYLAVLEEEGEAISRRLSDEGIVEGDDPETVVRSFLRFLFDEIETNPLVRQLVVSDELGRLREYRTPEEREADRAEDIEAIRAFTDPFVEAGEVHGEDPELVARAVGAIPYLTLHEDDIGADHYPEVRDFVIETFARGLAATGE, encoded by the coding sequence ATGAAGGGGTTCTCCGACGACCAGCGCGACCGCATCCGGGCGGACCTGCTGGAGGCCGGGCGAGAGCTGTTCGCGCAGTACGGCCTCGGGAAGACGACCATCGCCGACCTCACCGGCGAGGTCGGGATCGGGACGAGCACGTTCTACCAGTTCTTCGACTCGAAGGAGGGACTCTACCTCGCGGTTCTGGAGGAGGAGGGAGAGGCCATCAGCCGCCGCCTCTCCGACGAGGGGATCGTCGAGGGCGACGATCCGGAGACGGTCGTCCGGTCGTTCCTGCGCTTCCTGTTCGACGAGATCGAGACCAATCCGCTGGTCCGCCAGCTCGTCGTCTCGGACGAACTCGGCCGGTTGCGCGAGTACCGCACGCCCGAGGAACGCGAGGCCGACCGAGCCGAGGACATCGAGGCCATCCGGGCGTTCACCGACCCCTTCGTCGAGGCCGGCGAGGTTCACGGGGAGGATCCCGAACTCGTCGCCCGGGCGGTCGGCGCGATCCCGTACCTCACGCTCCACGAGGACGACATCGGTGCGGACCACTACCCGGAGGTCCGGGATTTCGTCATCGAGACGTTCGCACGGGGGCTGGCTGCGACCGGAGAGTGA
- a CDS encoding phytoene desaturase family protein codes for MSRSSANDGDRYDTVVVGAGLGGLTAGATLARAGRDVLVLERHSVPGGCATTFQRMDFEFEVSLHEIEGLDEHDIKRELFDSLGLLEELNFEPVPEFYRYSRGDQELVVPHGREAAIERLTSEFPHEEAGIRRFFEVIMSIRESMSRFPLSGSLPLRRLLTFPLGNWTFLRYRTTTLGAFLDDIIEDEELKLVLTANLGYYHDDPYSMSLPFFAAAQGGYFAGGGYYVTGGSQTLSDHLAAEIEAHGGTVRMGRLVTDLVVEDGEIAAVRHERSRPGTTETTGRERQTTPTEAVVANAAIPLVADELLPERYGRQLADRIEDWEVAPSLTTLYLGFETPPCDLGCEQYSTVLQHPETETLADAAEGRDSSYGRRTLNFVDYSQVDTGLTDDGKAVGAVSTVDYLDSWTGLTDAEYRRKKVHVRDVLLRRLGDQYPRLPDVVEHAELATPKTIHRYTLNPGGSAYGFAQTPGQSLLNRRIETPVPNLRFASAWGFPGGGFTGAMASGYRAATALLQSRD; via the coding sequence ATGTCCCGGAGCAGCGCGAACGACGGAGATCGGTACGACACAGTGGTCGTCGGAGCGGGTCTCGGGGGACTGACCGCCGGGGCGACGCTCGCCCGTGCCGGGCGTGATGTACTCGTCCTCGAACGGCACTCGGTGCCCGGCGGGTGCGCCACCACGTTCCAGCGGATGGACTTCGAGTTCGAGGTCAGCCTCCACGAGATCGAGGGCCTCGATGAGCACGACATCAAGCGGGAGCTGTTCGATTCGCTGGGGCTGCTGGAGGAGCTGAACTTCGAGCCCGTCCCCGAGTTCTATCGCTACAGCCGCGGCGACCAGGAGCTGGTCGTCCCACACGGAAGGGAAGCGGCCATCGAACGACTGACCAGCGAGTTCCCCCACGAGGAGGCCGGCATCCGCCGGTTCTTCGAGGTCATCATGTCGATCCGCGAGTCGATGTCGCGGTTCCCGCTGTCCGGGTCGCTCCCGCTTCGACGGCTGCTGACGTTCCCGCTCGGCAACTGGACCTTCCTCCGGTATCGTACCACCACGTTGGGAGCGTTCCTCGACGACATCATCGAGGACGAGGAGCTGAAGCTCGTACTGACCGCGAACCTCGGCTACTACCACGACGACCCGTATTCGATGTCGCTGCCGTTCTTCGCCGCCGCGCAGGGCGGCTACTTCGCTGGCGGCGGGTACTACGTCACGGGCGGGTCACAGACCCTCTCGGACCATCTCGCAGCCGAGATCGAGGCGCACGGCGGGACGGTTCGGATGGGGCGGCTCGTGACCGACCTCGTCGTCGAGGACGGGGAGATAGCGGCCGTCCGGCACGAGAGATCCCGGCCCGGAACGACAGAGACGACCGGACGTGAGAGGCAGACCACCCCCACCGAGGCCGTCGTCGCGAACGCGGCGATCCCGCTGGTCGCCGACGAGTTGCTCCCCGAACGGTACGGCCGGCAACTGGCCGATCGCATCGAGGACTGGGAGGTGGCTCCCTCGCTCACGACGCTGTATCTGGGCTTCGAGACGCCGCCGTGCGATCTCGGCTGTGAGCAGTACTCGACCGTCCTCCAGCACCCCGAGACGGAGACGCTGGCCGACGCGGCCGAGGGACGCGACTCGTCGTACGGTCGACGGACGCTGAACTTCGTCGACTACAGTCAGGTGGACACCGGACTCACCGACGATGGCAAGGCCGTCGGTGCGGTCTCGACGGTCGACTACCTCGACAGCTGGACGGGCCTTACGGATGCCGAGTACCGACGGAAGAAGGTCCACGTTCGAGACGTCCTGCTGCGTCGGCTCGGCGACCAGTACCCCCGGTTGCCCGACGTGGTCGAACACGCCGAGTTGGCGACGCCGAAGACGATCCATCGGTACACGCTCAACCCCGGCGGATCGGCCTACGGCTTCGCACAGACGCCCGGGCAGTCGTTGCTGAACCGACGTATCGAGACGCCCGTTCCGAACCTCCGGTTCGCTTCGGCCTGGGGGTTCCCCGGCGGGGGCTTCACCGGCGCCATGGCGTCGGGATATCGCGCTGCAACAGCATTGCTCCAGTCCCGCGACTGA
- a CDS encoding IclR family transcriptional regulator yields MSSGNEGRKPVQTTKTTFEIIEAIRTSGGARVTELATELDVAKSTIHRHVTTLHDLGYLVKDGDTHEVGLRFLSLGEYARTRDPAYTKLQPKVATLAEQTGESVQFLVPEHGRAVYVHRAEGDNAVNTPNSRIGERIPLHSTAAGKSILACYPPETVEEILETVGLDPVTDNTITDPEAFRNDLDTIRERGYSVNEEENVEGVYAVGVPIKRTDGRPIGALSISGPAHRLQNEASERELSTRLLETANELELNIAYS; encoded by the coding sequence ATGAGCAGCGGGAACGAGGGGCGGAAGCCGGTCCAGACGACGAAAACGACGTTCGAGATCATCGAAGCCATTCGGACCAGCGGAGGCGCCCGGGTGACCGAGTTAGCGACGGAACTGGACGTGGCGAAGAGCACGATCCATCGCCACGTTACGACACTGCACGACCTGGGTTACCTTGTGAAGGACGGTGATACGCACGAAGTCGGACTCCGGTTCCTCTCGCTCGGCGAGTACGCCAGGACCCGGGACCCGGCGTACACGAAACTCCAGCCCAAGGTCGCGACACTGGCCGAGCAGACGGGGGAGTCGGTCCAGTTCCTCGTCCCGGAGCACGGCCGGGCCGTGTACGTCCACCGTGCGGAGGGTGACAACGCGGTCAACACGCCGAACTCGCGGATCGGTGAGCGGATCCCGCTACACTCGACTGCCGCCGGCAAGTCGATCCTCGCCTGCTATCCCCCAGAGACCGTCGAGGAGATACTCGAGACGGTGGGGCTCGACCCGGTGACGGACAACACCATCACCGACCCCGAGGCGTTCCGCAACGACCTGGATACGATCCGGGAACGGGGGTACAGCGTGAACGAGGAGGAGAACGTCGAGGGGGTCTACGCGGTCGGCGTGCCGATCAAACGGACCGACGGGCGACCGATCGGCGCGCTCAGCATCTCGGGGCCGGCGCACAGGTTGCAGAACGAGGCCTCGGAGCGCGAGCTCTCGACCCGGCTCCTCGAGACGGCGAACGAGCTGGAACTGAACATCGCCTACTCGTAG
- a CDS encoding acyl-CoA dehydrogenase family protein: MSGPLAYESLDEGRHCNYYRYDRTLQFELAYRCADAELDWGAPRLRDFGELVGHTVVDNADTVEAHPPELTAYDKDGDRVNEVEYHPAHLENERLVYESGLIADAFEAPPGRDEPVSFPFHFGQFYLMEYASSVGLSCPGAMTGGAALVLDKFDDGSLDEFYEGLTARTYEDLVTGAMFLTEKQGGTDVGANEVTAEPQGDGTYELYGEKWFCSNVDSGAALVLARTPDAPDGTEGLSLFLAPGPERAGAPADYRIRRLKDKLGTKSVPTGEVVFEGAEASLVGAPEDGFEQMSEMLNMERLYNAIGSCGVMGRALLESKVHAANREVFGERLDEHPLMRRDLLEMATDHEAALVFTFEAVDAFHRRERTDDGTAHGLMRILVPIAKYRTARMAVDTASYAMEIKGGNGYVEEFVHPRLLRNAQVLPIWEGASNVVALDVLRAMEREGAHEPLLELVTDRLGSVSHPVLEPLAAAVADERDGLARAMATVGTESVAYAQRQAKELADYVFDVTTAAVLLEQAQLQLDDEGDARKAAVARRFIDDQLRRPDERGITTPDELSPDVFDAVVRYDSLDPERLAEPAAPEGMGEY, encoded by the coding sequence ATGAGTGGACCGTTAGCGTACGAGTCGCTGGACGAGGGACGCCACTGCAACTACTACCGCTACGACCGAACGTTGCAGTTCGAACTGGCGTATCGCTGTGCCGACGCGGAGCTGGACTGGGGAGCCCCGAGACTGCGGGACTTCGGGGAACTGGTCGGACACACCGTCGTCGACAACGCCGACACCGTCGAGGCACATCCGCCGGAACTGACGGCGTACGACAAGGACGGCGATCGCGTCAACGAGGTCGAGTACCACCCCGCCCACCTCGAGAACGAGCGGCTCGTCTACGAGTCCGGGCTGATCGCCGACGCGTTCGAGGCGCCGCCCGGTCGTGACGAGCCCGTCTCGTTCCCGTTCCACTTCGGTCAGTTCTACCTGATGGAGTACGCCTCGAGCGTCGGCCTCAGCTGCCCGGGGGCGATGACCGGGGGGGCCGCGCTCGTCCTGGACAAGTTCGACGACGGGTCGCTGGACGAGTTCTACGAGGGGTTGACCGCCAGGACGTACGAGGACCTGGTGACCGGCGCGATGTTCCTGACCGAGAAGCAGGGCGGGACCGATGTCGGGGCGAACGAGGTGACCGCCGAGCCCCAGGGGGACGGGACGTACGAGCTCTACGGCGAGAAGTGGTTCTGTTCGAACGTCGATTCGGGGGCCGCGCTGGTGCTGGCTCGAACGCCCGATGCCCCCGACGGCACGGAGGGGCTCTCGCTGTTCCTGGCCCCCGGGCCCGAGCGTGCCGGGGCGCCGGCGGACTACCGCATCCGTCGTCTGAAGGACAAGCTCGGGACCAAGAGCGTCCCGACGGGGGAGGTCGTCTTCGAGGGGGCCGAAGCCTCCCTCGTCGGTGCGCCGGAGGACGGGTTCGAGCAGATGTCGGAGATGCTGAACATGGAGCGACTCTACAACGCCATCGGCTCCTGTGGCGTGATGGGTCGGGCGCTGCTGGAGTCGAAGGTCCACGCCGCCAACCGCGAGGTGTTCGGCGAGCGGCTCGACGAGCATCCCCTGATGCGACGGGACCTGCTGGAGATGGCGACCGACCACGAGGCCGCGCTGGTGTTCACCTTCGAGGCCGTCGACGCGTTCCATCGCCGTGAGCGCACCGACGACGGGACCGCCCATGGGCTCATGCGCATCCTCGTCCCCATCGCGAAGTACCGGACCGCACGGATGGCCGTCGACACCGCCTCGTACGCGATGGAGATCAAGGGCGGGAACGGGTACGTGGAGGAGTTCGTCCACCCCCGGCTCCTCCGGAACGCGCAGGTGCTTCCGATCTGGGAGGGTGCGTCGAACGTCGTCGCCCTCGACGTCCTCCGGGCGATGGAGCGCGAGGGGGCCCACGAGCCGCTCCTCGAACTCGTGACCGACCGACTCGGATCCGTCTCCCACCCCGTCCTCGAACCGCTCGCGGCCGCGGTCGCCGACGAACGCGACGGGCTCGCGCGCGCCATGGCGACGGTCGGCACCGAGAGCGTGGCCTACGCACAGCGGCAGGCGAAGGAGCTCGCGGACTACGTCTTCGACGTGACGACCGCCGCCGTCCTGCTCGAACAGGCGCAGCTACAGCTCGACGACGAGGGCGACGCGCGGAAGGCGGCCGTGGCGCGACGGTTCATCGACGACCAGCTGCGTCGGCCCGACGAGCGGGGCATCACCACCCCGGACGAGCTGTCGCCGGACGTGTTCGATGCGGTCGTCCGGTACGACAGCCTCGACCCGGAGCGCCTGGCGGAACCGGCGGCTCCGGAGGGGATGGGTGAGTACTGA
- a CDS encoding amidohydrolase family protein → MALDDTPVVDAWMQHPVGEFLDQPWLESLKRWNDGDFEDVPPEWTVQAYEGAGVDIGLLSAWWGPDGPLIGNDDVADIVDAHPDQFVGVGSVPIDRPMAAVREVRRCVEELGFAGIRVVPWLWELPPNDRRYYPVYAECVEQDVPFCLQVGHTGPLKPSEPGRPIPYLDDVLREFPDLTVVAGHIGHPWTEEMMALATKYEDVYIDTSAYKPKRYPDELVEFMRGHGSEKVLFGTNYPMIQPGECLEGIADLDLGEEARERFCYRNAAEAFGLDIA, encoded by the coding sequence ATGGCGCTCGATGACACCCCGGTCGTGGATGCGTGGATGCAGCATCCGGTCGGCGAGTTCCTGGACCAGCCGTGGCTCGAGTCGCTGAAGCGGTGGAACGACGGCGATTTCGAGGACGTCCCCCCGGAGTGGACCGTCCAGGCCTACGAGGGCGCCGGCGTCGACATCGGCCTCCTGAGCGCCTGGTGGGGCCCGGATGGCCCGCTCATCGGCAACGACGACGTGGCCGACATCGTGGACGCACATCCGGACCAGTTCGTCGGCGTGGGGTCGGTGCCCATCGACCGGCCGATGGCGGCGGTGCGGGAGGTCCGGCGGTGCGTCGAGGAGCTGGGCTTCGCCGGCATCCGCGTGGTGCCGTGGCTGTGGGAGCTGCCGCCGAACGACCGGCGGTACTACCCGGTCTACGCCGAGTGCGTCGAGCAGGACGTGCCCTTCTGCCTGCAGGTCGGCCACACGGGCCCGCTGAAACCCTCCGAGCCGGGACGGCCCATCCCGTACCTGGACGACGTGCTCCGGGAGTTCCCGGACCTCACGGTCGTCGCCGGGCACATCGGCCACCCGTGGACCGAGGAGATGATGGCGCTCGCGACGAAGTACGAGGACGTCTACATCGACACCTCGGCGTACAAGCCCAAGCGGTACCCGGACGAACTGGTGGAGTTCATGCGGGGCCACGGCTCGGAGAAGGTCCTGTTCGGGACGAACTACCCGATGATACAGCCCGGCGAGTGTCTGGAGGGCATCGCCGACCTCGACCTCGGCGAGGAGGCACGCGAGCGGTTCTGCTACCGCAATGCCGCCGAGGCCTTCGGGCTGGACATCGCGTAG
- a CDS encoding pyruvoyl-dependent arginine decarboxylase produces the protein MEIEVVTGTGEGATSLSAFDAALADAGIHNYNLVTLSSVIPEGAVVSVEGTHDREWDVGELVSVVLSENESTVSGETIAAGLGWAQADEGGVFFEATAESRTNVESLVTRGIETAKTNRPDWNWEPGIETEIAQHTVDQNGAAIVSAIYRPV, from the coding sequence ATGGAGATAGAAGTGGTCACGGGGACCGGCGAAGGAGCGACCTCCCTGAGCGCGTTCGATGCCGCGCTCGCGGACGCCGGGATCCACAACTACAACCTCGTGACCCTCTCGTCGGTCATCCCCGAGGGGGCGGTCGTCTCCGTCGAGGGGACGCACGACCGCGAGTGGGACGTCGGGGAGCTGGTGAGCGTCGTCCTCTCGGAGAACGAATCCACGGTCTCGGGCGAGACCATCGCGGCCGGGCTCGGCTGGGCGCAGGCCGACGAGGGCGGGGTCTTCTTCGAGGCGACGGCCGAGAGCCGGACGAACGTCGAATCGCTGGTCACGCGGGGGATCGAGACCGCCAAGACGAACCGGCCGGACTGGAACTGGGAGCCGGGGATCGAGACCGAGATCGCCCAGCACACCGTCGACCAGAACGGGGCCGCGATCGTCTCGGCGATCTACCGGCCGGTGTAG
- a CDS encoding ParA family protein codes for MSTSTDIVSFYSFKGGTGRSTSLANVAHALAERGATVGCIDLDLAAPGLHMIFPNIGVAHLNAKTVHDHLNGDDSDIEEYIIDVGSQLDEPPEGELLLISGAVESPGDDNPLEMMKRALELRDDFQRRRDLDYLLLDSRSGLSNHMIPVFDKADLFLAFHRWTHQHKTGTDRLADWIKDIGVSLDHVMSVASNVPTAVPEDDIREWVQTELYGVSEYHIINTSQILRGGEEIVTLTHPDELIAEQYRRLASRLERI; via the coding sequence ATGTCGACGTCGACGGACATCGTCTCATTCTACTCCTTCAAGGGGGGTACGGGGCGCAGCACGTCGCTGGCGAACGTGGCGCACGCACTGGCCGAACGGGGGGCGACGGTCGGCTGTATCGACCTGGACCTGGCGGCTCCCGGGCTCCACATGATCTTCCCGAACATCGGGGTGGCCCACCTGAACGCGAAGACCGTTCACGACCACCTCAACGGGGACGACAGCGACATCGAGGAGTACATCATCGACGTGGGATCGCAGCTGGACGAGCCCCCGGAGGGGGAGCTGTTGCTCATCTCCGGGGCCGTCGAGTCGCCGGGCGACGACAACCCGCTGGAGATGATGAAGCGGGCCCTGGAGCTCCGGGACGACTTCCAGCGCCGGCGTGACCTGGACTACCTGCTGCTCGACTCCCGCTCGGGCCTCAGCAACCACATGATCCCGGTGTTCGACAAGGCGGACCTGTTCCTCGCCTTCCACCGCTGGACCCACCAGCACAAGACCGGGACCGACCGGCTGGCCGACTGGATCAAGGACATCGGCGTCTCGCTCGACCACGTGATGAGCGTCGCCAGCAACGTCCCCACGGCGGTTCCAGAGGACGACATCAGGGAGTGGGTCCAGACGGAGCTGTACGGCGTCTCCGAGTACCACATCATCAACACGTCCCAGATCCTGCGGGGTGGCGAGGAGATCGTGACGCTGACCCACCCGGACGAACTCATCGCGGAGCAGTACCGGAGGCTGGCCTCACGGCTCGAACGGATATGA
- a CDS encoding methyltransferase domain-containing protein, whose translation MADNDYDSLSEYYTKEVDTGEGTAGPTPLKVLDESTVLDAPLDRVLVTVYKRGEITLSEVAAETDLPKPKVKRHLGELRLQGYLGIEYEAGEKYYYVKSRWQTEEFPSGPVIPLVYQYNLLSDEQRLSAIKEAIDEHVAAGDVVADLGAGVGVLSYLAAERAETVYAVEMDREVYEKGREIMAEQGIENVTYVRGDAREVDLPEEVDVVMCEMLDTALAAELQVPVMNYAVEQLLADGGTVIPTAAKTSARLVNSDYEFHGGEFRLPHFEEYGARESERRSEETVYHEVRFDEKNAELVEQKVTMTATEAGLVNGVQLNTDVQFGEGLDYTGASPWLDAPLNLPFDEDIHVEPGDEVTIEVSYQLGGGLNNILYDVTDH comes from the coding sequence ATGGCAGACAACGACTACGACTCACTGTCGGAGTACTACACCAAGGAGGTCGATACCGGCGAGGGGACGGCCGGCCCGACACCGCTGAAGGTGCTCGACGAGTCCACCGTCCTGGACGCGCCGCTCGACAGGGTGCTGGTGACGGTGTACAAGCGGGGGGAGATCACGCTGTCGGAGGTCGCCGCCGAGACGGACCTCCCGAAGCCGAAGGTGAAGCGCCACCTCGGCGAGCTCCGGCTCCAGGGGTACCTCGGCATCGAGTACGAGGCCGGGGAGAAGTACTACTACGTCAAGAGCCGGTGGCAGACCGAGGAGTTCCCCTCGGGGCCGGTCATCCCGCTGGTCTACCAGTACAACCTGCTGAGCGACGAGCAGCGGCTCTCGGCGATCAAGGAGGCCATCGACGAGCACGTCGCCGCCGGCGACGTGGTGGCCGACCTCGGGGCCGGGGTGGGAGTGCTCTCCTACCTGGCCGCCGAGCGGGCCGAGACCGTCTACGCGGTCGAGATGGACCGCGAGGTGTACGAGAAGGGCCGCGAGATCATGGCCGAGCAGGGCATCGAGAACGTGACGTACGTCCGCGGGGACGCCCGGGAGGTCGACCTCCCGGAGGAGGTCGACGTCGTCATGTGCGAGATGCTCGACACCGCCCTCGCCGCCGAGCTGCAGGTGCCGGTGATGAACTACGCCGTCGAGCAGCTCCTCGCTGACGGCGGGACGGTCATCCCGACGGCGGCGAAGACCTCGGCCCGGCTGGTGAACTCCGACTACGAGTTCCACGGCGGCGAGTTCCGGCTGCCGCACTTCGAGGAGTACGGTGCCAGGGAGAGCGAGCGTCGCTCCGAGGAGACGGTGTACCACGAGGTCCGCTTCGACGAGAAGAACGCGGAGCTGGTCGAGCAGAAGGTCACCATGACGGCCACCGAGGCGGGGCTGGTCAACGGGGTGCAGCTCAACACGGACGTCCAGTTCGGCGAGGGGCTCGACTACACGGGGGCGAGCCCGTGGCTGGACGCGCCGCTGAACCTCCCGTTCGACGAGGACATCCACGTCGAGCCCGGCGACGAGGTCACCATCGAGGTGTCCTACCAGCTCGGCGGCGGGCTGAACAACATCCTGTACGATGTCACGGACCACTGA